One Paraburkholderia kururiensis DNA window includes the following coding sequences:
- the pqqC gene encoding pyrroloquinoline-quinone synthase PqqC: MIMNAALPAFSSASASSSACASHELHETHETPWPAEEFEAQLRALGARYHIYHPFNVKMNSGGCSPEQIRGWVANRFYYQINIPLKDAAILSNCPDRETRRLWIERLHDHDGYGEHAGGIEAWARLGDAVGIDRDELWSLEHVLPGVRFAVDAYVNFARRAPWQEAVCSSLTEMFAPQIHRDRLAGWPTLYPWIEQDGLQYFRSRIPLAQRDVQHGLAVTLAYFTTPKAQQRAMEILQFKLDILWSMLDAIEKAYPV; encoded by the coding sequence TTGATCATGAACGCAGCCCTGCCCGCATTTTCGTCCGCCTCCGCTTCGAGTTCCGCCTGCGCCTCGCACGAACTGCACGAAACACACGAAACGCCGTGGCCCGCGGAGGAATTCGAAGCGCAGTTGCGCGCGCTCGGTGCGCGCTATCACATCTATCACCCGTTCAACGTGAAGATGAACAGCGGCGGGTGTTCGCCCGAGCAGATTCGCGGCTGGGTGGCGAACCGCTTCTACTACCAGATCAACATTCCGCTCAAGGACGCGGCCATTCTCTCGAACTGTCCGGACCGCGAAACGCGCCGGCTCTGGATCGAGCGACTGCACGACCACGACGGCTACGGCGAACACGCGGGCGGCATCGAAGCGTGGGCGCGGCTCGGCGACGCCGTGGGCATCGATCGCGACGAACTCTGGTCGCTCGAGCACGTGCTGCCCGGCGTGCGCTTCGCCGTGGATGCCTACGTGAACTTCGCGCGCCGCGCGCCGTGGCAGGAAGCCGTGTGCTCGTCGCTCACGGAAATGTTCGCGCCGCAGATTCACCGCGACCGGCTTGCGGGCTGGCCCACGCTCTACCCGTGGATCGAGCAGGACGGCCTGCAGTATTTCCGCAGCCGCATTCCGCTCGCACAGCGCGACGTGCAACACGGGCTCGCCGTCACGCTCGCGTACTTCACGACGCCGAAGGCCCAGCAGCGCGCCATGGAAATTCTCCAGTTCAAGCTCGACATTCTGTGGTCGATGCTCGATGCCATCGAAAAGGCGTACCCCGTATGA
- the pqqB gene encoding pyrroloquinoline quinone biosynthesis protein PqqB, which translates to MKIRILGSGAGGGLPQWNCNCANCTHARGYTGDIQPRTQSSIAVSGNGTDWVLINASPDLLAQLRSHPELQPARSVRDTGIVAVMLIDAQIDHVTGLLMLRERTAPLPLYATPPVFDDLSTGLPLVPLLAHYCGVDRHDIVLDEPFEIAHAKGLRFTAIAVESKAPPYSPRRESGVPGDNIALVIENVANGARVFYAPGLAGASPAVLAAMNSAQLVLVDGTFWSQTEMIDLGLADKFAIDMGHLAQCGYRGEPGMVQLLDGLPRATRKVLIHINNTNPILDPHSAEYAAIRARGIEVARDGMQFEV; encoded by the coding sequence ATGAAGATCAGGATTCTGGGCTCCGGCGCGGGCGGCGGCCTGCCGCAGTGGAACTGTAACTGCGCCAATTGCACTCACGCCCGCGGCTATACCGGCGACATCCAGCCGCGCACGCAGTCGTCGATCGCGGTGAGCGGCAACGGTACGGACTGGGTTCTGATCAACGCCTCGCCCGACCTGCTCGCGCAGTTGCGCTCGCATCCCGAGTTGCAGCCTGCACGGTCGGTGCGGGACACCGGCATCGTGGCCGTGATGCTGATCGATGCACAGATCGATCACGTCACGGGCCTCCTCATGCTGCGCGAACGCACGGCGCCGCTGCCGCTCTACGCGACGCCGCCCGTCTTCGACGACCTCTCCACCGGCCTGCCGCTCGTGCCGCTCCTCGCGCATTACTGCGGCGTGGACCGTCACGACATCGTGCTCGACGAACCGTTCGAGATTGCGCATGCGAAAGGACTGCGCTTCACGGCGATCGCCGTGGAAAGCAAGGCGCCGCCCTACTCGCCGCGACGCGAATCCGGCGTGCCCGGCGACAACATTGCACTCGTGATCGAGAACGTGGCCAACGGCGCGCGTGTGTTCTACGCGCCGGGTCTTGCCGGGGCATCGCCGGCGGTGCTGGCCGCGATGAACTCGGCCCAGCTCGTACTCGTGGACGGCACGTTCTGGTCGCAGACCGAAATGATCGACCTGGGTCTCGCGGACAAGTTCGCCATCGACATGGGCCACCTCGCGCAATGCGGCTACAGAGGCGAGCCCGGCATGGTGCAGCTGCTCGACGGACTGCCGCGCGCCACGCGCAAGGTGCTCATCCACATCAACAACACCAACCCCATACTCGACCCGCATTCGGCCGAGTACGCGGCGATTCGTGCGCGCGGCATCGAAGTGGCGCGCGACGGCATGCAATTCGAGGTTTGA
- the pqqA gene encoding pyrroloquinoline quinone precursor peptide PqqA, with amino-acid sequence MQWTTPAYTDLRFGFEITMYIANR; translated from the coding sequence ATGCAATGGACCACCCCCGCCTATACCGATCTGCGTTTCGGCTTCGAAATCACGATGTACATCGCCAACCGCTAA
- a CDS encoding sigma-54-dependent Fis family transcriptional regulator — MRDDVRHVAGPSATRESSWLAPEIQKSHERSEMYGLSASTRPDYDVLPASELRLKLEQNRILCAHATPVMETLHEQIVNTQSMIVLTDSQGLILHSVGDDDFLRRAEKVALRPGANWAEDRQGTNAIGTAIAERSPTVVHGDQHYLAANRFLTCSSVPIVDPYGDLIGVLDVTGDHRSYHQHTMALARMSVQMIENHLFMNTFRETLQIAFHARPEFLGTLMEGIAAFTSDGRFLAANRSAQFQLGLPLSALRAHTLSSLFGVGSAQLLERLRASPGQYIALNLHTGATVCAKVDFRRPALPASTARALQSDAAQNDTAQPAAAAASATAVSAGAAPAHGRTTMLSRLAYLDTGDPQVAAVIGKVRKVIGKDVPILINGETGTGKELLARAIHNDSPRHAGPFVAVNCASIPETLIESELFGYEEGAFTGARRKGAVGKLLQANGGTLFLDEIGDMPYPLQVRLLRVLQERQVNPLGSARSIPVDIAVVCATHRDLREMIAQNRFREDLYYRLNGLVVKLPPLRERTDLEAVVLKMLHHESQQAGRLPSDAPLTVADDVMTLFTQCTWPGNFRQLANLLRTAAAMVDEDGEIRREHLPDDFFDDLRNPRPGLAQGVASSQDQHQGNVQVIPLRGARLQDVEAQAIAAAVAQHGGNVSAAARALGVSRNTIYRKLPSLSNEGQGEGDDDNAVNS, encoded by the coding sequence ATGCGTGACGACGTCCGTCACGTCGCCGGCCCGTCGGCGACGCGCGAGTCCAGCTGGCTCGCCCCGGAAATCCAGAAGTCTCACGAACGTTCGGAAATGTACGGACTCAGCGCGTCCACGCGCCCGGACTACGACGTGCTGCCGGCCTCCGAACTGCGCCTCAAGCTCGAGCAGAACCGCATTCTGTGCGCGCACGCCACGCCGGTCATGGAAACGCTGCACGAGCAGATCGTCAACACACAAAGCATGATCGTGCTGACGGACTCCCAAGGCTTGATCCTGCATTCTGTCGGCGACGACGACTTCCTGCGCCGCGCCGAAAAGGTCGCGCTGCGCCCAGGCGCGAACTGGGCCGAAGACCGCCAGGGCACCAACGCGATCGGCACCGCCATTGCGGAACGTTCGCCCACGGTCGTGCACGGCGACCAGCACTATCTGGCGGCCAACCGCTTTCTCACGTGTTCGAGCGTGCCCATCGTGGACCCTTACGGCGACCTGATCGGCGTGCTCGACGTGACGGGCGACCACCGCAGCTATCACCAGCACACCATGGCGCTCGCACGAATGTCGGTGCAGATGATCGAGAACCATCTGTTCATGAACACGTTCCGCGAAACGCTGCAGATCGCGTTTCACGCGCGCCCCGAGTTCCTCGGCACGTTGATGGAGGGCATTGCCGCGTTCACCTCGGACGGCCGCTTTCTCGCCGCGAATCGCAGCGCGCAGTTCCAGCTGGGGCTGCCGCTTTCGGCGTTGCGCGCGCATACGCTGTCGTCGCTCTTTGGCGTGGGCAGCGCGCAGCTGCTCGAACGGCTGCGTGCGAGCCCGGGCCAGTACATTGCGTTGAATCTGCACACCGGTGCCACGGTGTGTGCGAAGGTGGACTTCCGCCGGCCGGCGCTGCCCGCTTCCACGGCGCGCGCATTGCAATCCGATGCGGCGCAGAACGACACGGCACAACCGGCCGCCGCGGCGGCAAGCGCAACCGCCGTGAGCGCCGGCGCCGCGCCTGCCCATGGCCGCACCACCATGCTCTCGCGCCTCGCCTATCTCGACACCGGCGACCCGCAGGTCGCGGCCGTCATCGGCAAGGTGCGCAAGGTGATCGGCAAAGACGTCCCGATCCTGATCAACGGTGAGACGGGCACCGGCAAGGAACTGCTCGCGCGCGCCATCCACAACGACTCGCCGCGTCACGCGGGGCCTTTCGTCGCGGTGAACTGCGCGTCGATTCCCGAAACGCTGATCGAATCCGAACTGTTCGGCTACGAGGAAGGCGCGTTCACGGGCGCGCGGCGCAAAGGCGCCGTCGGCAAGCTGTTGCAGGCCAACGGCGGCACGCTGTTTCTCGACGAGATCGGCGACATGCCGTATCCGCTCCAGGTGCGGCTGCTGCGCGTGCTCCAGGAGCGCCAGGTAAACCCGCTCGGCTCGGCGCGCTCGATTCCCGTGGACATCGCCGTGGTCTGCGCCACGCACCGCGACCTGCGCGAGATGATCGCGCAGAACCGCTTCCGCGAAGACCTCTACTACCGGCTGAACGGGCTCGTTGTGAAGCTGCCGCCGCTGCGCGAGCGCACGGATCTCGAAGCCGTGGTGCTCAAGATGTTGCATCACGAATCGCAGCAGGCGGGGCGCCTTCCCAGCGACGCGCCGCTCACCGTCGCCGACGACGTCATGACGCTCTTTACGCAATGCACGTGGCCGGGCAATTTCCGTCAGCTCGCGAACCTGCTGCGCACGGCCGCCGCGATGGTGGACGAAGACGGCGAGATTCGCCGCGAGCATTTGCCCGACGACTTCTTCGACGACCTACGCAATCCGCGCCCGGGTCTCGCTCAAGGTGTCGCGTCGTCCCAGGATCAGCACCAGGGCAACGTGCAGGTCATACCGCTGCGCGGCGCGCGGCTGCAAGACGTGGAAGCGCAGGCCATCGCGGCAGCGGTCGCGCAGCATGGCGGCAACGTGTCGGCCGCGGCGCGTGCGCTCGGTGTGTCGCGCAACACGATCTACCGCAAGCTGCCGTCGCTTTCGAACGAGGGGCAGGGCGAAGGCGACGACGACAACGCCGTGAATTCATAA
- a CDS encoding mechanosensitive ion channel family protein → MRKKSFSSVAIVPLVLLVALFPAASTARDVYAAAAPASAASASAASAAAASPPRLTPDEARTALDVLDSPARRAQVETTLRAIAAAGALAAPASAPAAASAAASGAAAASGTVASAALQSNGLAAQLARQGAHWAVHVAAALRRSVAALLDVSSLRAWWADALTNPAKQSAARDVALALLATLLPAFIVEWGARRALRQVIRTVAARRRDQADRAEQREREAAAAARKAEHAHEDPSRSVSATPAGPTTTLTPRTRSGAAKEARGKLHAAQHWSLLRHLPRAALRALLRALPLAAFVAVASGAMSLFTTDGSPADSVIGSLIDIYVICRVVVIVGEFFAQPDAPGLRLLFFSDHWAAWLQRWIVRIVVIAGAGAAVAETAAALGLNEGAHAALMKVIALIGHVMIAVMILQSRKPVAAWLRERSAHRQSLSIAGNLLADAWAGIAVFVVMALWFVWALDVRDGYRLLLHTGGVSVAILIGARVASIVLHGALARLFQQKEGAPSSLVQQRAYRYYPLLRGIVSAFVTIVTVFLLLLVWGVDLRTLFADGTVGHRLASALATIAVAAVVALVAWEAINVAIERRLDNWTTSGDLVRAARLRTLVPMVRTLLFIVIALVVVLTGLSELGVNTGPLLAGASIFGVALGFGSQKLVQDFITGIFLLMENAMQVGDWVTLAGVSGTVEYLSIRTVRLRAGDGSLHTVPFSSVTTINNTNRGIGNAAVKVNIVYGEDLDRAVATLTEIGAALRADDAFKAGILSDFAFWGVDAVDGAAVTLVGQVQCTDKARWGVQREFNRRIADEFRARGIRIANPQRTVWVSGETAKHDAADEAGPTRHTGHESHDAETAQAGASGQKPSGAEQSVGDPAPTGGARGGSGQGGREPS, encoded by the coding sequence ATGCGAAAAAAATCGTTCTCGTCCGTCGCTATCGTTCCGCTCGTGTTGCTGGTGGCGCTGTTCCCCGCCGCGAGTACCGCGCGCGATGTCTATGCGGCCGCGGCGCCGGCCAGTGCCGCATCGGCGAGTGCGGCGTCGGCGGCTGCCGCCAGTCCGCCGCGATTGACGCCCGACGAAGCGCGCACCGCGCTCGATGTGCTCGACAGCCCGGCGCGGCGCGCGCAGGTCGAGACCACATTGCGTGCGATCGCGGCGGCGGGTGCGCTTGCCGCGCCCGCCAGTGCGCCCGCCGCCGCGAGCGCAGCAGCGAGCGGTGCAGCGGCGGCGAGCGGCACGGTGGCATCGGCGGCATTGCAGTCGAATGGACTCGCGGCGCAACTCGCGCGGCAGGGCGCGCACTGGGCCGTGCACGTCGCGGCGGCGCTGCGGCGGTCGGTGGCGGCCTTGCTCGATGTGTCGTCGTTGCGCGCGTGGTGGGCGGATGCGCTGACCAACCCCGCGAAGCAGAGCGCGGCGCGCGACGTGGCGCTGGCATTGCTCGCCACGTTGCTGCCTGCGTTCATCGTCGAGTGGGGCGCGCGCCGCGCTCTGCGGCAGGTGATTCGCACCGTTGCCGCACGCAGGCGCGATCAGGCGGATCGCGCCGAACAGCGCGAACGTGAAGCGGCGGCTGCGGCGCGCAAAGCCGAGCACGCTCACGAAGACCCAAGCCGCTCCGTTTCCGCCACGCCCGCAGGCCCCACGACGACCCTCACGCCACGCACGCGCAGCGGTGCGGCCAAGGAGGCGCGCGGCAAGCTGCACGCCGCGCAGCACTGGTCGCTGCTGCGGCATCTGCCGCGCGCCGCGCTGCGCGCGCTGTTGCGGGCGCTGCCGCTCGCGGCGTTCGTCGCGGTGGCAAGCGGCGCCATGTCGCTCTTCACGACCGACGGTTCGCCCGCGGACAGCGTCATCGGCTCGCTCATCGACATCTACGTGATTTGCCGCGTGGTCGTGATCGTCGGCGAATTCTTCGCGCAGCCCGATGCGCCGGGTCTGCGGCTGCTGTTCTTCTCCGACCACTGGGCGGCCTGGCTGCAACGCTGGATCGTGCGGATCGTCGTGATCGCGGGCGCCGGTGCGGCCGTGGCGGAAACGGCCGCTGCACTCGGCCTCAACGAAGGCGCGCATGCGGCGTTGATGAAGGTGATCGCGCTCATCGGCCACGTCATGATCGCCGTGATGATTCTGCAAAGCCGCAAGCCCGTGGCCGCATGGCTGCGCGAGCGCAGCGCACATCGTCAGTCGCTTTCCATTGCCGGCAATCTGCTTGCCGATGCGTGGGCGGGCATCGCTGTGTTCGTCGTGATGGCGCTGTGGTTCGTCTGGGCGCTCGACGTGCGCGACGGCTACCGCCTGCTGCTTCATACCGGCGGCGTGTCGGTCGCCATCCTGATCGGTGCGCGGGTGGCGTCTATCGTGCTGCACGGTGCGCTTGCGCGTCTTTTCCAGCAGAAGGAAGGAGCGCCCTCGTCGCTCGTGCAGCAGCGCGCGTATCGCTATTACCCGCTGTTGCGCGGCATCGTTTCGGCGTTCGTGACCATCGTTACCGTGTTTCTGCTGCTGCTCGTGTGGGGTGTGGACCTGCGTACGCTGTTTGCGGACGGCACCGTGGGGCACCGGCTGGCGTCGGCGCTCGCCACCATCGCGGTGGCGGCGGTCGTCGCGCTCGTGGCGTGGGAAGCCATCAACGTCGCCATCGAACGGCGGCTCGACAACTGGACGACGAGCGGCGACCTCGTGCGCGCCGCGCGGTTAAGGACGCTCGTGCCGATGGTGCGCACGCTGCTCTTCATCGTCATCGCGCTTGTCGTGGTGCTCACGGGTCTCTCGGAACTCGGCGTGAACACGGGGCCGTTGCTGGCGGGCGCGAGTATCTTCGGCGTGGCGCTCGGCTTCGGTTCGCAAAAGCTCGTGCAGGACTTCATCACGGGCATCTTCCTGCTCATGGAAAACGCCATGCAGGTGGGCGACTGGGTGACGCTCGCGGGCGTGTCGGGCACGGTGGAGTATCTGTCCATTCGCACGGTGCGCCTGCGTGCCGGCGACGGTTCGCTGCATACGGTGCCGTTCAGTTCGGTCACGACCATCAACAACACGAATCGCGGCATCGGCAACGCGGCCGTGAAGGTGAACATCGTCTACGGCGAAGACCTGGACCGCGCAGTCGCGACGCTCACGGAGATCGGCGCCGCCTTGCGCGCAGACGATGCGTTCAAGGCCGGCATTCTCTCGGACTTCGCGTTCTGGGGCGTGGACGCGGTGGACGGCGCGGCCGTGACGCTCGTGGGCCAGGTGCAATGTACCGACAAGGCGCGCTGGGGCGTGCAGCGCGAATTCAACCGGCGCATTGCGGACGAGTTCCGCGCGCGCGGCATCCGCATCGCGAATCCGCAGCGCACGGTGTGGGTGAGCGGCGAGACGGCGAAGCACGATGCAGCCGACGAGGCGGGCCCCACCCGCCACACGGGCCACGAGTCGCACGACGCAGAAACGGCGCAGGCGGGCGCGTCCGGGCAGAAGCCTTCGGGCGCCGAACAATCCGTTGGCGATCCTGCGCCCACGGGCGGCGCGCGAGGCGGCAGCGGCCAGGGTGGTCGCGAGCCGTCTTGA
- a CDS encoding PQQ-binding-like beta-propeller repeat protein, with translation MRAALIPSIRIAFLLALLSGVLSTSLVVWAAGDSHGPTADSVTLHHRTPDRSGQYVVPGLTWQRAAHLQRDTGFDGKIEGTVNAQPLYWHPAGTGAGAQTSGLLIVATETNAVYALDATTGRIVWRTALGSAVPRSAMPCGNIDPLGVTGTPVIDAASGTLYLDAMVLRDGEPRHFVFGLSLRDGAVLKGWPIDMEAALKARGVAFTSRAQNQRGALALLDGQLFVPYGGNWGDCGDYRGMVVSVRLDHPGVANVWATRAAKGGIWAPGGIAAADGQLFVTTGNTEGARTWGDGEAVIRLRPDLRHSADSRDFFAPADWKQLDDADLDLSGVNPVPIELHGRKLIVALGKDGKAYLLDRENLGGLGGALDVARVSSSSMRTAPASWTTADGVFVAFQGAGSACPSGEAGAGLTVLRIASASRGGIGTAWCAALDGAGSPITTTSDGNADRIVWIVGAEGDERVHGFRADNGEPVFAGGAAEDRVPGVRHFATMLAANGRLYVAGDGRVYAFRTGQ, from the coding sequence GTGCGCGCTGCTCTCATCCCATCGATTCGTATTGCGTTCCTTTTGGCGTTGCTTTCCGGTGTGCTGTCTACGTCGCTCGTGGTCTGGGCCGCGGGGGACTCGCATGGCCCGACCGCCGATTCCGTCACCCTGCATCACCGCACGCCCGACCGCAGCGGACAGTACGTGGTGCCCGGTCTCACCTGGCAACGCGCCGCGCATCTGCAACGCGATACCGGCTTCGACGGCAAGATCGAAGGCACCGTCAACGCGCAGCCGCTTTACTGGCATCCGGCTGGCACAGGCGCCGGCGCGCAGACAAGCGGGTTGCTGATCGTCGCGACCGAAACGAACGCCGTCTACGCGCTCGATGCCACCACGGGCCGCATCGTCTGGCGCACGGCGCTCGGTTCCGCCGTGCCGCGCAGCGCGATGCCATGCGGCAATATCGATCCGTTGGGCGTGACCGGCACACCCGTGATCGACGCGGCGAGCGGCACGCTTTATCTCGACGCGATGGTGCTGCGCGACGGCGAACCGCGTCACTTCGTGTTCGGACTTTCGCTGCGCGACGGCGCCGTGCTGAAGGGCTGGCCGATCGACATGGAGGCCGCGCTCAAGGCGCGCGGCGTCGCCTTCACGTCGCGCGCGCAGAATCAGCGCGGCGCGCTCGCGTTGTTGGACGGGCAACTCTTCGTGCCGTACGGCGGCAACTGGGGCGATTGCGGCGACTATCGCGGCATGGTGGTGAGCGTGCGGCTCGACCATCCGGGCGTAGCGAACGTGTGGGCCACGCGCGCGGCCAAAGGCGGCATCTGGGCGCCGGGCGGCATTGCGGCGGCCGACGGCCAGTTGTTCGTCACGACCGGCAACACCGAAGGCGCGCGCACGTGGGGCGACGGCGAAGCGGTGATTCGTCTTCGCCCCGATCTACGCCATTCGGCCGATTCCCGTGACTTCTTCGCTCCGGCAGACTGGAAGCAACTGGACGATGCGGACCTCGATCTGAGCGGCGTGAACCCCGTCCCCATCGAGCTGCACGGACGCAAGCTGATCGTCGCGCTCGGCAAGGACGGCAAGGCGTATCTGCTCGATCGCGAGAACCTGGGCGGCCTGGGCGGCGCGCTGGATGTAGCGCGCGTGTCGTCCAGTTCGATGCGCACGGCGCCGGCTTCGTGGACCACGGCTGACGGCGTGTTCGTCGCGTTTCAGGGCGCCGGGTCGGCATGCCCTTCGGGCGAAGCCGGCGCGGGGCTCACGGTGTTGCGCATCGCGTCGGCGTCGCGCGGCGGGATCGGCACGGCCTGGTGCGCCGCGCTGGACGGCGCCGGCAGCCCGATCACCACCACGAGCGACGGCAATGCCGATCGCATCGTGTGGATCGTCGGCGCCGAGGGCGACGAACGCGTGCACGGCTTTCGCGCGGACAATGGCGAGCCGGTGTTCGCGGGCGGCGCCGCAGAGGATCGCGTGCCGGGCGTGCGCCACTTCGCTACGATGCTGGCTGCGAACGGGCGGCTTTATGTGGCCGGCGATGGACGCGTGTACGCGTTCAGGACGGGGCAGTGA
- a CDS encoding endo alpha-1,4 polygalactosaminidase — MSIAAARNLPAKPVWEVYYGQASQVDLARLASSFNVIVIDADPSGTTPNFTATQIATLKSHGAKVLSYLNVGACETWRSYWQTVPTGFVSCGANQAAQLGRYSGFSEYWMNVGNADYQNLIVNYVAPRLAATGVDGFMLDNFEIVGHAADAAQGPCDSACKQGGLDLVAQLRNAFPNAPILLNAAPTSAISGMSGGVSFPMLVDGVFSEQVFLPSTDNSLLQVLQTWKSTEATLPRSAFFTGTLDYVSSCSDTTNAQNGWNASVNAGLSPSVSIQALNQVCWWSFLPTPS; from the coding sequence GTGTCGATTGCAGCGGCTCGCAATCTGCCGGCCAAACCCGTGTGGGAGGTCTACTACGGGCAGGCGTCGCAGGTCGATCTCGCCCGGCTCGCGTCAAGCTTCAACGTGATCGTGATCGACGCCGACCCCAGCGGCACGACGCCCAACTTCACGGCCACCCAGATCGCAACGCTGAAATCGCACGGGGCGAAGGTGCTGAGCTACCTGAACGTAGGCGCCTGCGAGACGTGGCGTTCGTACTGGCAGACCGTGCCCACGGGCTTCGTGTCGTGCGGCGCGAACCAGGCGGCGCAGCTCGGCCGGTACAGCGGCTTCTCCGAGTACTGGATGAACGTGGGCAACGCGGACTACCAGAACCTCATCGTCAACTACGTCGCGCCGCGGCTTGCGGCTACGGGCGTCGACGGCTTCATGCTGGACAACTTCGAGATCGTGGGGCACGCGGCCGACGCCGCCCAGGGGCCGTGCGACAGCGCCTGCAAGCAAGGCGGACTCGACCTCGTCGCGCAATTGCGCAACGCGTTTCCGAATGCGCCCATCCTGCTCAACGCGGCACCCACTTCGGCCATCAGCGGGATGAGCGGCGGCGTGTCGTTCCCGATGCTTGTCGACGGCGTGTTTTCCGAACAGGTCTTCCTGCCTTCCACCGACAACTCCCTGCTCCAGGTGCTGCAAACCTGGAAGAGCACCGAAGCAACGCTGCCGCGCAGCGCTTTTTTCACCGGCACGCTGGACTACGTGAGCAGCTGTTCGGATACCACGAACGCGCAAAACGGCTGGAACGCGAGCGTGAACGCGGGGTTGAGCCCGTCGGTGTCGATTCAGGCGCTCAATCAGGTGTGCTGGTGGTCGTTCCTGCCGACGCCCAGCTGA
- a CDS encoding chloride channel protein, producing the protein MARFGAGRSRLRALVALTVVTVLTGVGAGLGGMLLALLLHAIQHLAYGYSLDHFVGHESFLSGVSGASPQRRFAALVTCGLVAGLGWWMLYRFGRPLVSIKRAVKADGPRMPGASTVVHALLQIVTVALGSPLGREVAPREIGAVWGSWLSQRAGLSAGETRIIIACGAGAGLAAVYNVPLGGALFVLEVLLGTFEWRALVPAIVTSTIAAATAWLGLGNEHQYTLLGPLALTMPLAVWSAICGPVFGLAAWGFTRLAEQARARAPKDGRLPLFALVNFAVIGALVIYFPQLAGNGKGAATLSFDSALTIGLAATLLVLKVVIEIGSLRAGAEGGLLTPGLTNGALLAVVLGGVWSMIWPGTSAGAFAMVGAAAFLAASMQMPMTALVLMVEFTQVGHDMLIPMLLGIAGSVATFRLVTQATARAPAPAAIKRESQGALPGTQRPAALASAPVRERA; encoded by the coding sequence ATGGCTCGCTTCGGCGCCGGGCGCAGTCGCCTGCGCGCGCTCGTGGCGCTGACGGTGGTGACTGTGCTGACCGGCGTTGGCGCAGGTCTCGGCGGCATGCTGCTGGCGCTGTTGCTGCATGCTATCCAGCATCTCGCCTATGGTTACAGCCTGGACCACTTCGTCGGCCACGAGAGCTTCCTGAGCGGCGTGAGCGGCGCATCGCCGCAGCGACGGTTCGCGGCGCTTGTGACGTGCGGCCTGGTTGCGGGGCTCGGATGGTGGATGCTCTACCGCTTCGGCCGGCCGCTCGTCAGCATCAAGCGGGCCGTCAAGGCGGATGGGCCCCGCATGCCGGGGGCGAGCACCGTCGTCCATGCGCTGCTGCAGATCGTTACCGTGGCGCTCGGCTCGCCGCTGGGCCGGGAAGTGGCGCCGCGCGAGATCGGCGCGGTGTGGGGTAGCTGGCTTTCGCAGCGGGCGGGGCTGAGTGCCGGCGAAACCCGCATCATCATTGCGTGCGGCGCCGGTGCGGGCCTCGCTGCGGTTTACAACGTGCCGCTGGGTGGTGCGCTGTTCGTGCTCGAAGTGCTGCTGGGAACCTTCGAGTGGCGGGCGCTGGTGCCCGCCATCGTGACTTCGACGATTGCGGCCGCCACCGCGTGGCTCGGACTCGGTAACGAACATCAGTACACGCTGCTCGGGCCGCTCGCCCTGACAATGCCGCTTGCCGTATGGTCGGCTATCTGCGGTCCGGTCTTTGGGCTCGCCGCGTGGGGATTCACGCGGCTCGCAGAACAGGCCCGCGCCCGCGCACCGAAGGACGGGCGGTTGCCGCTCTTTGCGCTCGTCAACTTCGCGGTGATCGGCGCGCTCGTTATCTATTTCCCGCAGCTGGCCGGCAACGGTAAAGGCGCCGCAACGCTTTCGTTCGATAGCGCCCTGACCATCGGGCTCGCCGCGACCCTGCTCGTGCTGAAGGTCGTGATCGAAATCGGCAGCCTGCGCGCGGGCGCGGAAGGCGGGCTGCTTACGCCGGGGCTGACGAACGGCGCGCTGCTCGCCGTCGTGCTCGGCGGCGTGTGGAGCATGATCTGGCCGGGGACGTCGGCCGGTGCCTTCGCGATGGTGGGTGCGGCGGCGTTCCTGGCCGCATCGATGCAGATGCCCATGACCGCGCTGGTGCTCATGGTCGAGTTCACGCAGGTGGGCCACGACATGCTGATCCCGATGCTGCTCGGCATTGCCGGATCTGTCGCAACGTTCAGGCTCGTCACACAGGCCACGGCACGGGCTCCGGCGCCGGCCGCTATAAAGCGAGAATCGCAAGGCGCACTGCCGGGTACGCAGCGGCCTGCGGCATTGGCGTCCGCGCCGGTTCGCGAGCGCGCCTGA
- the groES gene encoding co-chaperone GroES has translation MNLRPLHDRVIVKRLDQETKTASGIVIPDAAAEKPDQGEVLAIGPGKRDDKGAQIALDVKVGDRVLFGKYAGQTVKVDGQELLVMREEDIMAVVNK, from the coding sequence ATGAACCTTCGTCCTTTGCATGATCGCGTGATCGTCAAGCGTCTGGATCAGGAAACCAAGACCGCCTCGGGTATCGTGATTCCCGACGCGGCAGCTGAGAAGCCGGACCAAGGCGAAGTGCTGGCGATCGGCCCGGGCAAGCGTGATGACAAGGGCGCCCAGATCGCGCTCGACGTGAAGGTCGGCGATCGCGTCCTGTTCGGCAAGTACGCTGGCCAGACCGTCAAGGTGGACGGCCAGGAACTGCTCGTGATGCGCGAAGAAGACATCATGGCCGTGGTCAACAAGTAA